Proteins from a single region of Blastocatellia bacterium:
- a CDS encoding ABC transporter permease, with protein sequence MMGLISVLVLLLLLELVGRTGLLFDPKYLPLPSTILSTAFRWDVVQELGSNLGVSLTRSAAGFILTSFIALPLGVAMARSALFFNLVEPLVEMIRPMPGAAIIPAALVLFGLGEPAKLIVIVIGSFGPLLVATYDSIRRVDPILLDTARMLHLSPSQSLTHIILPAASPEILSGARTTLAYAYILTVTVEMIFGTDGLGHFLIDMQRSINYPEMYLGIFASAMAGYLLYRLFLLWERAFLRWHYEYTRAGR encoded by the coding sequence ATGATGGGCCTCATCAGCGTGCTCGTTCTCCTGCTATTGCTCGAGCTCGTCGGCCGGACAGGGCTTCTCTTCGATCCCAAGTACCTGCCTTTACCTTCCACTATTTTATCAACGGCGTTCCGGTGGGATGTAGTGCAGGAACTCGGCTCAAATTTGGGGGTGAGTTTAACCAGGTCGGCTGCAGGGTTCATCCTGACTAGCTTTATCGCGCTGCCTCTTGGGGTCGCCATGGCGCGCTCCGCCCTGTTTTTCAACCTTGTAGAGCCGTTAGTCGAAATGATCAGACCCATGCCGGGGGCGGCCATCATTCCGGCAGCGTTGGTGCTCTTCGGGTTAGGAGAGCCGGCCAAGCTGATTGTGATCGTCATCGGCTCTTTCGGTCCTCTACTTGTAGCCACCTATGACAGCATTCGACGTGTCGACCCTATCCTCCTCGATACCGCCCGTATGTTACACCTGTCACCGTCCCAAAGCCTGACTCATATCATACTGCCGGCCGCTTCCCCCGAGATCCTCTCGGGCGCCCGTACGACGCTTGCTTATGCTTATATTCTTACAGTCACCGTGGAAATGATCTTCGGCACTGACGGGCTGGGCCACTTCTTAATCGACATGCAGCGGTCAATTAATTATCCGGAGATGTACTTGGGCATCTTCGCGTCGGCGATGGCTGGCTACCTGCTTTATCGGCTCTTCCTGCTTTGGGAAAGGGCATTTCTGCGATGGCACTATGAATACACTCGCGCAGGACGGTAG
- a CDS encoding coproporphyrinogen-III oxidase family protein: MISIDVDKRSAPFIVEYPSFDRMRLLDGREGIEASIARLEGSISLYLHIPFCRHRCDFCYYRVLTNSSQELRRLYLRSLLREISFYGRLVPGRAVEVATIYWGGGTPSYLSAEEMAQIHNAVQKNFRIAPKVEFTVEVEPGTATPEKLQVLNEIGANRLSIGAQHFNDLILKANGRPHRAAATYRCVELARASGFWNVNIDLISGLLGDSPALWPDLMSAVLALQPESVSIYRLQVLPNTILAQTGELPFENAVLAPTVETEIADFAYQTLEGQGYLPDTSFSFTKGTAFAHRHRRFAWTDTPMLGLGVSAYSTLPGLMFQNSRSFENYLADTAQGRWAVKRAHLLSAEEAAIRTFVLGVKLGRVRFAELAPSLLDSAIAAARDLADWELATATDIGFDLSRRGRILADDIIAWYLRQAGLTRAQGDLSVGPRAADGHRAVSSQPSPSGKLVSLLRRAK; encoded by the coding sequence ATGATTAGTATTGATGTGGACAAACGTTCGGCACCGTTTATTGTCGAGTATCCGTCTTTCGACAGGATGCGCCTGCTAGATGGCCGCGAGGGCATCGAAGCCAGCATCGCTAGGCTGGAAGGCTCTATTAGTTTATACCTGCACATACCCTTTTGCCGGCACCGGTGCGACTTCTGTTATTACAGGGTGTTAACGAACTCGTCACAGGAGTTGCGCAGACTCTACTTGAGGTCCTTGCTGCGGGAGATTTCCTTCTATGGCCGGCTCGTGCCGGGTAGGGCAGTTGAAGTAGCAACCATTTACTGGGGAGGCGGGACCCCCAGCTACCTTTCTGCCGAAGAGATGGCGCAGATTCATAACGCCGTCCAAAAGAACTTCAGGATCGCACCGAAGGTGGAGTTCACTGTCGAAGTCGAGCCCGGTACAGCCACGCCGGAAAAGCTACAGGTGTTGAATGAGATAGGAGCGAACCGTCTAAGCATCGGGGCGCAACACTTTAACGATCTCATTCTAAAAGCTAATGGGCGCCCGCACCGCGCAGCGGCGACGTACCGCTGCGTCGAGTTAGCACGCGCAAGCGGCTTCTGGAACGTTAATATCGACCTGATTTCCGGCCTGCTCGGCGACTCGCCGGCATTGTGGCCTGACCTCATGTCCGCGGTCTTGGCGCTACAGCCGGAGTCGGTGTCTATCTACCGGCTCCAGGTGCTGCCCAATACCATTCTTGCGCAAACCGGCGAGTTGCCTTTCGAAAACGCCGTGCTCGCCCCTACCGTCGAAACCGAGATTGCTGACTTCGCCTACCAAACCCTGGAAGGACAGGGTTACTTACCCGATACGAGTTTTAGCTTTACGAAGGGTACTGCATTTGCTCACAGGCATCGGCGTTTCGCCTGGACCGACACGCCGATGCTCGGACTCGGCGTGTCGGCGTATTCGACGCTTCCGGGCTTGATGTTCCAGAACAGCAGAAGTTTTGAGAATTACTTGGCCGACACGGCGCAGGGCCGGTGGGCCGTTAAGCGGGCGCACTTATTAAGCGCTGAGGAGGCTGCTATCCGCACTTTTGTATTGGGCGTGAAATTGGGTCGGGTCCGTTTCGCGGAGTTAGCCCCTTCATTATTAGATTCCGCGATAGCAGCGGCCCGAGATTTGGCAGACTGGGAACTGGCCACGGCGACCGACATCGGGTTTGATCTCAGCCGGCGCGGTCGTATACTGGCGGACGACATTATAGCGTGGTATTTAAGACAGGCAGGCTTGACGCGCGCTCAAGGCGACCTGAGTGTAGGACCCCGCGCTGCCGACGGACACCGGGCGGTCTCATCTCAACCATCCCCCAGCGGGAAGCTTGTATCATTGCTCAGGAGGGCAAAATAG
- a CDS encoding amidohydrolase family protein has product MTAEVERVIDGHLHIMPLPMIKADALSLLRASYDDFESVAELMLHPTKLLNFLDAQGVEKAVLVNYVSPQVLGFTEEVNDWVAAFVKEAPDRLVACGSVHPRLCKDPASELKRIIYDLGVRVLKIHPPHQLFFPNDYRCGDAALEQVYKVAEESSIPIIFHTGTSIFPRARNQYGDPMFLDDVAVDFPRLKIVIAHGGRPLWTETAFFLLRRHSNVFLDISGIPPQRLLSWFPRVEEFAHKTLFGSDWPGPGVRSIRANVEQLCALPLSKAARKDILAETALRVFAL; this is encoded by the coding sequence ATGACGGCCGAAGTCGAAAGGGTGATTGACGGGCATCTGCACATCATGCCCTTGCCTATGATCAAAGCCGACGCGCTCTCGTTACTACGTGCTAGTTATGATGACTTTGAATCAGTCGCCGAATTGATGTTGCACCCGACCAAGCTGCTTAATTTCCTTGATGCGCAAGGCGTCGAAAAGGCTGTCTTGGTGAACTATGTCAGCCCGCAAGTACTAGGCTTTACGGAAGAGGTCAATGACTGGGTCGCAGCCTTTGTCAAAGAGGCTCCCGATCGGCTCGTTGCGTGCGGCTCCGTGCATCCGCGACTGTGCAAAGATCCCGCCTCCGAATTGAAGCGCATCATCTATGATTTAGGCGTGCGTGTGTTAAAGATCCATCCTCCTCACCAGCTCTTTTTCCCGAATGACTATCGCTGCGGAGATGCAGCCTTAGAGCAGGTGTATAAAGTTGCGGAGGAAAGCAGCATTCCTATCATCTTCCACACCGGGACGTCGATCTTTCCGCGCGCCCGCAATCAGTATGGCGATCCCATGTTTCTTGATGACGTGGCGGTCGATTTCCCACGATTAAAAATCGTCATCGCGCATGGCGGCAGACCTCTGTGGACTGAAACCGCATTTTTCCTGCTACGCAGGCATTCAAATGTGTTTCTGGATATTTCGGGCATCCCGCCCCAAAGACTGCTCAGTTGGTTTCCGAGAGTAGAAGAATTTGCCCACAAGACACTATTCGGCTCTGACTGGCCCGGCCCCGGTGTCCGCAGCATCCGGGCAAACGTCGAGCAGTTATGTGCGTTGCCGCTCTCAAAGGCGGCCCGGAAAGATATTCTTGCAGAAACCGCGTTACGGGTTTTCGCCCTGTAG
- a CDS encoding TauD/TfdA family dioxygenase: MSRRRPGRCGPINWWRLDDTTRELLLSALSQSPSPYDDFEAYVAWIVKQVALLPDPLVAFLLNFRNHPRASGALHIANLPTDPVLPATPEGDVVRLKESFVSEGCLTLFGSVIGQVFSYRAEKNGAFFHNVKPTRVGLTTRSNAGSLVDFDDHVEAAFDPLSPNHLALYCLRADHECRALTTIGDARLACELLCPEQVEALRRPDFQIRAPESFRANLQAAEWSEPLAVLSGPADAVELRVNFNHMRALNSAGEQALQALHNALHAPEAMAEVALQPGAMLIINNRVCVHGRKPFVPRFDGRDRWLQRVYLRADLWPGRARANESLRVF; encoded by the coding sequence ATGTCACGACGCCGACCGGGCCGCTGTGGCCCGATTAATTGGTGGCGACTCGACGACACGACGCGAGAGTTGTTGCTTTCCGCCCTGTCGCAATCTCCGTCACCTTACGACGATTTCGAAGCTTATGTCGCCTGGATCGTCAAGCAGGTCGCGCTGCTTCCCGATCCGCTGGTGGCGTTCCTCCTGAACTTCCGCAACCATCCGCGCGCCAGCGGCGCGCTCCATATCGCCAACCTGCCAACGGACCCAGTGCTGCCTGCGACGCCCGAAGGCGACGTCGTCCGTCTAAAGGAAAGCTTCGTCAGCGAGGGTTGCCTTACGCTGTTCGGGTCCGTTATCGGCCAGGTCTTCTCGTACCGGGCCGAGAAGAACGGCGCATTCTTCCACAATGTAAAGCCGACGCGCGTCGGCCTGACCACGCGCTCGAACGCTGGGTCGTTGGTTGATTTTGACGACCATGTCGAAGCGGCCTTCGACCCGCTCTCCCCTAATCACTTGGCGCTGTACTGCCTTCGCGCAGACCATGAGTGCCGCGCGCTTACGACTATAGGCGATGCGCGACTGGCCTGTGAACTGCTGTGCCCGGAGCAGGTCGAAGCGTTGCGCCGGCCTGACTTTCAGATCCGCGCGCCCGAATCATTCCGCGCGAATCTGCAAGCCGCCGAATGGTCGGAGCCACTCGCCGTGTTAAGCGGACCGGCTGATGCGGTTGAGTTGCGCGTCAACTTCAACCATATGCGGGCGCTGAATAGCGCTGGCGAGCAGGCGCTGCAGGCGCTGCACAACGCCCTGCATGCGCCTGAGGCGATGGCCGAGGTGGCCCTGCAACCAGGCGCGATGCTCATCATCAACAACCGCGTCTGTGTGCACGGGCGTAAGCCCTTCGTGCCGCGCTTTGATGGGCGCGACCGCTGGCTACAGAGGGTATACCTGCGTGCTGACCTGTGGCCGGGGCGTGCACGTGCAAACGAATCTCTGCGCGTCTTTTGA
- a CDS encoding YbaK/EbsC family protein codes for MELRGWFTRESVQFREIEHEPTHTSEESARARGEELKVGGKAILMKTDDVFRLFVLSAVRKLDSTAIKKHLQVKKLRFASRDELFSMTTLFPGAVPPFSSPILPFELYLDPSVLANDRIAFNAGTWTNSIVMPIEDYLRLAKPHGIFCFTVDEGKSATIQQEV; via the coding sequence TTGGAGTTGCGCGGCTGGTTCACGCGTGAGTCAGTCCAGTTCAGGGAGATTGAGCACGAGCCGACGCACACATCAGAAGAATCGGCGCGTGCCCGCGGTGAAGAACTGAAGGTCGGCGGCAAGGCGATCTTGATGAAGACGGACGACGTTTTTCGATTGTTCGTATTGAGTGCCGTGCGCAAACTGGATTCGACGGCGATTAAGAAACATCTACAAGTAAAGAAGCTGCGGTTCGCCTCGCGCGATGAACTTTTCTCGATGACGACGCTGTTCCCCGGCGCAGTGCCGCCGTTCAGCTCGCCGATTCTGCCCTTCGAGTTGTACCTCGATCCATCGGTTCTTGCGAACGACCGCATCGCGTTTAACGCGGGAACTTGGACGAATTCCATCGTCATGCCGATTGAAGACTATCTGCGCCTCGCGAAGCCGCACGGCATCTTTTGCTTTACCGTTGATGAAGGCAAATCGGCAACGATACAGCAGGAGGTTTAA